Genomic segment of Sinorhizobium meliloti:
TTCGTCTCCGCCGAAATACATCTTGTCGATAGAGGTTTTGTCGATGGACGGCGCCGTGCCCTTGGGGGTGGCGAAGGTGATCTCGTGACCGGCATCGAGCAGCGCCTCGACCGGCTGCATCAGTTCGTTGAGGTAAAAGCCGGTCTGGAAGACCTTGCCGTCCTTCAGGTCGAGATGGTCCGAATCGGAAAGAACGACCAGCACGTTTGCTGCATGGGCGCTGGCGGCGCTGAAACCGAGGGCAAGGGTGATGGCGAGGCGACGCAGGTATTTCATCGTCTGTCTCCGGATGCTTGAAAAATTGCGTTGTCAGGAGTGTGTTGCGGCTGTGTCAGCCGGCGATCTTCGCCAGCCGATGCAGCGAGAAATCGGCGAAATAGTCGCCGACGCCGCTGGCCAGAAACCGCTGCATGGCAGCGCCTTCCATGTGCGCCCGCCACTGTGCGTCGGTCTCCCAGCTTTCGACGAAGATGCGAATGCGGCCGTCATCGAGGGACTGGTGCAGTTCGTAGCGCAGGCAGCCGTCCTCCATGAGAGTCTCGGCGACGAGCTTTTCCTGGGCAGCCCCAAGGGCCGCCTCCTTGCCGGCTTTGGCGGTAGTCATGGCAATGATGGTGAGCGGAGAGTTTGACATCGAACGCGCTCTCTCAGGCAATCGTGTTGACGAGGCCGCCCTCGGCGCGCAGTGCTGCGCCGTTGGTGGCCGACGAAAGCGGGCTGGCGAGATAGGTGACGAGGTTTGCCACTTCTTCTGCCTCCACCATCCGCTGCAGGATCGAAGCGGAGCGCGCAGTGGCGAAGAATTCGGCCTCGATCTCTTTGATCGGAGCGGAAGGATCGGTGGCCTGGCTGCGCAGGAAGGTCTCGATGCCTTCCGAACGGGTCGGCCCCGGCAGCACCGCGTTCACCGTGACGTTGGTGCCGCGCGTCAGTTGCGCCAAGCCGCGCGAGACGGAGAGTTGCGCCGTCTTGGTGGCCGCGTAATGGATCATGTCGGGCGGGATGGCGAGGCCGGACTCGCTTGAGATGAAGATGATCCGACCCCAGTTCTGCTCCAGCATGCCAGGCAGGTAAGCGCGCGACAGGCGTACGCCGCTCATCACGTTCACCTCGAAGAGATGGTTCCAGTCAGCGTCGGTGATGGCGCCGAAGTCCTTGCTTTCGTAAATGCCAAGATTATTGACCAGGATGTCGACCGACGGCGCGGCCTTGGCGATGGTCGCTGCGCCATCAGCGGTGGCAGCGTCTGCAAGAACGCCGGCAACGGATTCCCCGCCGGACGTCTTGATGTCGGTGATGGCTATGTCGAGCTTCGGCCGGTCGCGGCCGGTGATGATCACATTCGCGCCTTCGCGGGCGAGCGCGCGGGCGATTTCGAGCCCGATACCAGCGGTGGCGCCGGTAACGAGCGCGGTTTTATCGGTCAGTTGCAAATCCATGACGTGGCTCCTGATTGTGTCCGAACGCAATCTATGATCTGAGAGCCCGAGGAACTATTGCCGCCGCTGGACATGCACCTGTGAATGGAGTTCATCAGTGCCGCGCATTTTGATGGAACGCTCTGGCGAGATGGAGGTGTTTGCGCGAGTGGTGCAGGAGGGCGGCTTCTCGGCAGCCGCGCGCAGCCTCGACATCACGCCATCGGCGGTCAGCAAGCTGATCGCGCGTCTGGAGGCAAGACTTGGCACGCGCCTTCTGATGCGCACGACCCGCGCGCTAACGCTGACCGAAGAAGGCGAGGCTTATCATCACGCCGCGCTCAAGATCTTGCAGGCTCTGAACGATGCTGATCGGGAAGCGTCGGGCGGCGCCGTTCGTGGCCGGCTTCGGGTGAACGCCACCATTCCGTTCGGCACCATGTTCGTGGCGCCTGCGATGCCCGCCTTCATCGCGCGGAACCCCGATTTGATCGTTGATCTCAGCTTCGCAGACGGTATCGTCGATCTCGTCGCGGAAAAGACCGACGTCGCCATTCGCATGGGCAACCTGCCGGACAGCGGCCTGATCGCGCGAAAGCTCGGTCAGAGCAGGCGAGTGGTGTGCGCCGCGCCTTCGTACCTGGAACGCAAAGGAAAGCCCCAGACGCCCGCCGATCTCGAGCGTCATGACTGCCTGACCTTCAACTTTCGCCGCGAGCGGCCCTCATGGCCCTTCCGGTGGGACGGCCGGGAGATCGCCCAGGCGGTCACCGGAAGCCTGGTCGTCAACAACGGTGAGACGATGAAGCAGATGGTGCTTGCCGGAGCCGGCGTTGCACGGCTCGGGCTGTTTCACGTCGCCGCCGACATCGCCGCCGGAAGGCTCGTGCCTCTGCTCGAGGACTGCAATCCAGGTGATCTCGAACTGATCCACGCCATTTACGTCGGCGGTGGACCATTGCCGCATCGGGTTCGAGCCTTCATTGAATACATGATCGATGCATTGGAAGAGTCACCCCTCCTGAAGGGCGGATAGGTGTTATGCGGGGCCGTCTAGTCGAGGTCGGTCTGGATCCAATGCGGCGAATGGTGGACGTCTATAGTCTGTAAACGCCCTGGTCCGAGATTTTCGAACCGGTGTGGGATGCCAGCCGGGCCAAACACAGCCTGACCGGCAGTCGCGTCGAGGACAGTGTCTCCAACGAAAAAACGGGCCCGGCCCTCGATCACGACAAACACCTCGTCATAGGGATGCACGTGAAGACGTGGGCCTTCGCCAGTGCGGTTGGTGCCGTAAGCGAGCACGGTCACCGGTGCTCCGAGTGTGTCACCCGGCAAAGAGCCACGCCAGGGACCTTCAGCACCCGGATCAAAAAGCGTTGCACGAGCAGGCGCGCTTCCGCTTGGCCTGACCGAATTGACGTCGAAATCTTTGCGCGTCATGTCATCTCTCGCGAATTGTCCATCTCTGTGTGTCACAGTTCAGTATGAAGTCAGCCGGCCTATCCAGAGCCGCGACCGAATTGCCCTGCATCGCGGCTCCAATCTCCGGATATCTGGCGCAGCAAGTGCGCTACGTGATCGTCCCTTCCTTACGTCGGTGAAGCCGCTCATGCGCTGTTCAGATGGAGGATGTTGCCGTCGGGATCCTTGAACCAGACCATCTTGAACCCGTTCGCATCGTGGAGCCCGTCTTTGTATGACACGCCCTCCATCTCATAGCGCTCGAACGTCACACCCTTGGAACCCAAGTCGGCAACGATGGCGTCGATGTCTGGTCCGCAGTCCCACACCACGGCATTGGCCTTGTTGGTGCCGGCAAATTCCGAACTGTAGACGACCAGATACGTCGCGCCCGTCTTGTAGACCAGCACGCCTTCCATGCCTTCGTCGTTGAGTTCAAGCCCCAGTATATCACTGTAGAAACGCCTCGCCCGATCGATGTCGCTCACCGCGACAATGGCCGAGGAAGACTTGTCGTTGAGTGCGTTCATGGAATGTCTCCTTGATTGACGTCCAGAGGACGCATGACCTGCTTCGGTTCCGACACCGAAGAGGGTGGTCTCGGCAATTATCCAGAAAGTGACACAAACGAATGAGGCTGCATCGGCGATGCTAAATGTCCGCTATTCGGCTCCCGGCCCCAACGGTCGCTGCCAAGATCGCATACGGTCGCTTCGAGTTCAGTCGCGCGATAGAGGCCATAGCAGACTTTCACGAGCAAACATTCCTGGCACATCGCGCTTGGATACCAGCGAGGAACACCGACGGCGGTGAGATCTCGCGTTCGAACGATGCCTCGTTCTCGCGCCAAAGCGACAGCTCGCTCTCTGAGTGCTGGTTTCGGGCGTCTTTGGCGTTGACACGGTTAGTGGAATCGAGAATTCGTAATTCGCGCTTTCATTCTGCCCGGTGAGCCAGCTTTCATTTTTTCGGGCTGATTTTTCTCGTAGGTTTCCTCATGCGTATCGCATGGCTTTTCCTGGTCCTTGCGATCGCGACCGAGGTCGTCGGCCTGACTGTGATGAAGGCGGCATCCGGCTCCGGCACCTATTGGGGGCATATCGTCATGTATGCCTCGATCGCGCTCTCCTACGTCTTCCTGGCGCGAGCGGTGAAGACCATTCCGGTGGGCGTCGCCTATGCGGTCTGGGAAGGATCGGGCGTCGCCGTGATCACGCTCGTCTCTGTTTTCGTTTTCGGCCATGCGCTTTCCGGTCGCGAGATGCTGGGCCTTGCGATGGCCGTCGCGGGAATACTTCTCCTCAATGCCGGCAGGAGCGATGCCGCGGAAACCGCCGCATGAGCGCGTCGGGTCTCTCCTTCGCATTCGCGGTCGCCGCCGGTGTGCTCGATGTGGCAGCGAATCTCGCCTCGACGAAGTCGAACGGCTTTGCCCGCCGCGGCTGGGGTGCCCTTTCGATCGTCCTGGTGCTTGCGGCCTTCGCGCTCCTGGCGGAAGCGATCAAGGACATGGACCTGGCGATCGCCTATGCCATTCTCGGCGCAACCGGAATCTTCGGTACGGCCATCTGCGGCCGCCTTTTCTTCGGTCAGAGGCTGAAACCGATCGGCTGGCTTGGACTGTCACTGATTTTCGGCGCGGTGCTGGTGCTTCACACCGCCTGACGCGGCTGTCCATCTGAGCCTGAGCGCTTCTTCCTCAGGGGCGAAGCGACGGGCTGCCTGCCCGGCACCAGAAGCTGGTCATCGCTTTACGAGGCGCATTCCGGCATGATCGGCTGCCGGCTTGTCGAAGGTCAGCGTTTCGGCGCAGCCTGCCAAGCGCCCGCCGTGGGCGATCAGCGCATCGGAGAAGTCCGCCTTCGTCGTGCGGTAGGTGGCAAGCGCCAGATAACCGGCATCCGCTCGATCAACCACGATCTCACGCGCTCGCAACAAAGTTTCTATAACGCGAGCAACGGCTTCGCGTGGCATCCTATATAAGCGCGTTAAGACCCGGACGGTTCGACAAGAACCACCTGCGAGATGTAGCCCGGCGCCTCGGATGTGAAGCCGTCAATGATCTGCGAAGCCAACGGTGACTGGATCGTATCGTCCTGCGCCAGGTAGCGCACGAGCAGGTTCGTATCGATGCCGATCATTCGCCGGTGGATCCAGCGGCTATCGCTTTCTGCATATCCTCGAGACTGACTGGCCTGTCCGGACGAGGAACGATCCCCTTGAGCGATCTGATCGAATGGGAAGCGGGCACAACGGCGTAGTGGCCGTCCTCCATACGGATGAAGTCCACACGATCCCCGGCGGAAAGACCCATATCGGCGCGGACCTTGGCCGGGCATGGGATGTAGGGTCAAGATTGCAGGGGTCGAGGGCGGTGCTGATGCTTGACAGCGCCTGACGGCTGTCCGTCGGATCCTGAGCGCTTGTTCTTCGGAGGCGCGGCGACGGCTGCCCTCCCCGGTACCAGCCGGTCGAGAAGCGCGAAATAAAGCCCATAGGGCAGGATCCGCAGCAATTTGACCAAGTACGTAAATCGTTTCGGGAAGGTGATCTCGAAACGCGAAGACTTCAGCCCCGCGCATATCCGCTCCGCCGCCTCCTCCGTGCTCACCAGCGCGGGTCTCGGGAATCCGCCTTTCGGCACGGCCTTCGTATCCACGAAGCCGGGACAGATGACCTGCAGGCGGATGCCGATGCGGTCGAGATCGAATTTCAGGCTCTCCGCCATGTTGATGAGTGCCGCCTTGCTCGCACCATAGGCGGCGCCCATCGGCAGGCCGCCATAGCCGGCCACCGACGACATGATCGCGATTTGTCCATGCCCCTTGGGCTCCATATGTTCGACAAGCGGAACGAGGCAGTTGACGACCCCGTTGAGATTGACCGCGAAGCTTCGGTCGAAGGCGTCTCGGTGCAGGTCGTCGCCACGGACCGGCAGGACGACGCCGGCGTTGAGCACGGCGAGTGCCACCTGCCCGTGCTCGTATTCGATTTTTGCCAAGAGCCGCTCCATGTCCTTCGGATCGGTGACGTCTCCATCGAGAACGATCATGCGCCCTGCTCCGGCCGCCTCGTGTTGAAGATCTACCAGCTTCTCGTGACTTCGCGCCGTGACGACCACCGAATAGCCTTCCTCGGCCAATCGAAGCGCCACGGCGCGACCGATTCCGGAACTCGCGCCGGTGACCCATGCCAATCCATGTTCGGGGCGGGCGGTGAATACGGCTGTCATCTTTTCCTCGCTCGTCGACGGGGGTTCTCACCGGGGCCACCGCATAAGCGGCGGTCCCATACCTCTCCGGACGGCAAGCGCCTGCCCCGCAATCTCCGCTTCCCGCCCGTCGATTGACGGCAGAGACGTTTTTTGCCCGGGACAGGAAAGCTGCGAAACGCTATTCCTTGCCTGTAAGACAGAGTGAGCCGAAAACACGCCAATATTTCGGCAATCCTACCCATGAAACCAAATGTTTATCGGCTTGCCGTCGACCGAGGTTAGTGCTTGGCTAATGCCGGCACCCGTTCCGTCTAGCGCGAGGTTTTCAAAATGCCTGTTCTTCCGTCCGTGCTCGAAGCAATCGGCAACACGCCGCTGATCCGGCTAAAGGCCGTTTCCGAAGCGACCGGCTGCGACATTCTCGGCAAAGCGGAGTTCCTCAATCCCGGGCAGTCCGTGAAGGACCGGGCGGCGCTCTGGATCATCCGCCAGGCCGAGAAGGCCGGGCAGTTGCGACCGGGCGGCGTGATTGTCGAAGGTACGGCCGGCAATACGGGGATCGGCCTTGCCGTTGTGGGTAGCGCACTCGGATACCGCACCGTCATCGTCATCCCCGAAACCCAGAGCCAGGAAAAGAAGGACGCGCTGCGCCTGCTTGGGGCCGAACTGGTCGAAGTTCCAGCTGTGCCTTACAAGAATCCCAACAACTACGTGAAGATCTCCGGCCGGTTGGCGGCCCAACTCGCCGAAACAGAGCCCAACGGCGCCATCTGGGCGAACCAGTTCGACAATGTCGCCAACCGGCAAGCGCATGTCGACACGACCGCGCCTGAAATCTGGCGAGACACCGACGGCAAGGTCGACGGCTTCATCTGCGCCGTCGGCTCCGGCGGCACGCTTGCCGGTGTGGCGGAAGGTTTGCGCGCCCGCAATGCGGCGATCAAGATCGGCATCGCCGACCCGGAAGGGGCGGCACTCTACAATTTTTATGCCCATGGCGAGCTCAAGTCGAGCGGCAGCTCGATCACCGAAGGCATCGGTCAGGGCCGAATCACCGCCAACCTCGAAGGCTTCACGCCGGACTTCGCCTACCAGATTCCCGATGCTGAAGCGGTACCCTACGTGTTCGATCTCATCGAACAGGAAGGTATCTGCGTCGGCGGCTCGACCGGCATCAACATCGCCGGAGCCGTGCGGCTTGCCCGTGACCTCGGGCCGGGACACACGGTCGTGACGATCCTCTGCGACTATGGTAACCGCTATCAGTCGAAGCTCTTCAATCCGGACTTCCTGACCTCCAAGGGTTTGCCGGTTCCGGACTGGCTGAAGACGACCTCGAACATAGCAGTGCCATACGAACCCGCTGGATAGGATTGCCATGACCGGAACCGTCACCGCCCTCTTCCGAGACGATTTTTACCTCTCGACCTGCGAAGCACGTGTGACGGCAATCCTGGAAGGCGGCGGCATCCAGCTGGATCAGACCTGCTTTTATGCGACATCCGGCGGGCAACCGGGAGACACGGGTTTTCTCGAGCGCGAGGACGGCAGCCGCATCGACATCGTCGAGACCCGGCACGGCGCGACCAAGGACGTCATCGCTCACATGCCTGCCGGCGGCGCGCCCACGCCGGCGGTCGGCGAGAAGCTCGTGCTGCACATCGACTGGCCGCGCCGCTACCGGCTGATGCGCATGCACACGGCCTGCCATCTGCTGTCGGTCGTCTGCCCCTTCCCGATCACCGGCGCAGCCGTGGGCGAGGAGGAAAGCCGCGTGGACTTCGACATGAGCGAAACGATCGACAAGGACGAGGTCACGGCAGCGCTGATGAAACTCGTCGAAGAGAACCATCCGGTCTACGTGCAGTGGATCACCGACGAGGAGCTGGCCGCCAATCCGGGCATTGTCAAGTCGAAGAATGTCCGCCCGCCGATGGGGCTTGGCCGGGTCAGTCTCGTCTGCATCGGCGAGAATTCATCGATCGACAGCCAGCCCTGCGGCGGAACGCATGTTTCGGAGACGCAGGAAGTGGGTGCGATCCACATTGCCAAGATCGAGAAGAAGGGCAAGGAAAACAGACGTTTCCGTATACGCTTCGCGACGCCCGAAGATGGGGTTGCGGTCTAGTGCGGGCAGGGAAATTGTTCTTTCACATGAGAAAGCCAGTGGAGTGACGACGATGTATGGTGATAACGAAAACAAGAGCCGCTTTGTCGTTTCTGCGGATTGGCTTGAACAGCGCCTCGATGATCCGTCGGTCAAGATAGTCGATGCCTCCTGGTATCTGCCGGCGCAGAACCGCGACGGGCAAGCCGAATACGCCGCCGCGCACATTCCCGGGGCGGTCTTCTTCGATCAGGACGCGATCGCCGATCGGTCGAGCACGCTGCCGCACACCCTGCCCTCCCCCGTGGCATTCGCCAACGCCGTGGGCGCAATGGGAATCAGCGAGAACGACACGATCGTCGTCTACGACGGCCCGGGGATTTTCACCGCTCCGAGAGTCTGGTGGATGTTCCGAATCATGGGCGCCAAAAACGTCTTCGTTCTCGATGGCGGGATGGACGGCTGGAAAGTGGACGGCCGGCCGACGACGACCGAGGTCCCGAAATTCAGCCCGCAGGTTTTCAACGCAGTCTTCAACCCGAACGCCGTCACATCGTTCGAGCGCATGAGAGATGTCGTCGAGCACCGGCTCTCGCAGATTGCCGATGCGCGCAGCGCCGGGCGCTTCGCCGGAGAGGAACCGGAACCGCGGGCCGGAATGCGGTCGGGCCATATGCCGGGTGCAAGGAGCCTGCCTTCGGGCGTATTCTCCGAAAAGGGCAGGTTCAAGGATCTCGATGCGCTGCGCCGGACTTTCGCGGATGCCGGCATCGATCTGACGAAGCCGGTCGTCACGAGCTGCGGCTCCGGCATTACCGCCGCCATCATCACGCTTGCGCTTCAATCCTTGGGACACGAGGACAATACGCTTTATGATGGCTCCTGGTCGGAATGGGGTAGCCGGCCGGATACTCCGGTTGCAATCGGTAAAGAGTGAGAGCCATGCCAAGGTCAAAGCCTGCCGCGATCACGGCGCACGTGACCGAACTCGAAATGACGTCGCCGCCGAAGCAAAGTCTGCCGATGCCGATCAACATCCATACGGCGATCCTGCGCGTTTCGGATATTCCGCTCGCCTATTACCGCTTTCTCTATCTGCGTGTCGGAAAGCGCTGGCACTGGGCGGAGCGCCTGCGCATGAGCGACGACGATCTGGCGGCTATCCTCCACGACAAGCGAACGACGGTCATGGTCCTCTATGTGGACGGTGCGCCGGCGGGTTTCTTCGAATTCCGGCAACTCGACGATGACGTCATCGACCTCACCCATTTCGGGCTCATGGAGCACGCGCTCGGCCTGGGACTTGGTAAGTGGTTTTTGCTGCAGACATTGTTTGCGGCCTGGGCCATGAACCCGCGCAAGGTCACGGTCACGACGAACAATCTCGATCACCCCCGGGCGCTGCAGCTTTACCAGCAGTTCGGCTTTTCTCCGGTCGCGACGCGGGAGACGGTGGTCGAGCCGCTGAGCGACGAGGAACTTCTCACCTTCGCGAAGAAGCTCTGAACGGCTTCAGAATCTTAGATCTAAGTTCGGCAAGTATCGGGTGTCGTTCCCTGACGCCAGTGCGCATCTTTCTCTTGAATTCAGCCAATGGGGAGAAGCGCCATGAAACTCAATTACGTTGCAATGCCCGTCGAAGAGGCGGAGCGGCTAAGGCAAGGCGGGCGGGATGCCTATGGCCACCGGCCCGAGCGGCGCGTTTCGGACGGCGACGGCGTGCCGTGCCGGCACTGTCTTCGTAATGTCGATGAAGGCCAGCCTTATCTCGTTCTGGCCTACCGGCCGTTTTCGTCGGTCCAGGCCTATGCCGAAACGGGACCGATCTTCATGCATGCCGAAAATTGCGCGGTTCACGACGGAGCCTCCGTGCCGCCGATTCTCGCGTCCAGCAAGAGCTATCTTCTGCGTGGCTACGGGAGTGATGAGCGCATCGTCTACGGTACCGGCGGGGCCGTCGATGCCGAGTACCTCGAGCAGCGGGCCGAGGAATTGCTGGCACGGCCGGACGTCGCCTTCGTGCATGTTCGCTCGGGAAAATACAACTGCTACCAGTGCCGCATCGAAGCGGCCTGAGTGGGAGCCCGGCGCTTGACGGCGCCGGGCGGTTCAGCGTGTCAGGCGACGTGAAGGACGGCCTCGGGAGCGTGGGCGTCGTAGCCGAGCGCTTCGGCCACGGCCGCGTTGGTTACGCGGCCTCGGTGGACATTCAGGCCGGCGCGCAGATGCCGGTCCTCGGCGATCGCCTTGAGGCCGCGGTCGGCGAGCTGAAGTCCGTATTGGAGCGTCGCATTGTTGAGGGCGTGCGCCGACGTGATCGGCACTGCCCCCGGCATGTTCGCGACGCAGTAGTGCACGATGCCGTCGACCTCATAGGTTGGTTCGGAGTGCGTCGTCGCATGCGACGTCTCGAAGCAGCCGCCCTGGTCGATCGCGACATCGACAATGACAGCGCCTTTTTTCATGGCGGACAGCATTTCGCGCGTGACGAGCTTCGGCGCAGCAGCGCCGGGAATGAGCACGGCTCCGATGACCATGTCGGCGGAGAATACTTCCTCTTCCAAGGCATCGATCGTCGAATAGCGCGTATGGACACGGCCGTTGAAGATATCGTCGAGTTGGCGCAGACGCGGCAGGGATCGGTCCAGGATCGAAACGTCGGCCCCGAGACCCGCAGCCATCTTGGCAGCATGCAGGCCGACGACGCCGCCACCGATGATCGCGACCTTGGCCGGAAGAACGCCCGGTACGCCGCCGAGCAGGATTCCGCGGCCTCCATTTGCCTTCTGGAGCGAGGTCGCGCCCGCCTG
This window contains:
- a CDS encoding antibiotic biosynthesis monooxygenase family protein produces the protein MSNSPLTIIAMTTAKAGKEAALGAAQEKLVAETLMEDGCLRYELHQSLDDGRIRIFVESWETDAQWRAHMEGAAMQRFLASGVGDYFADFSLHRLAKIAG
- a CDS encoding SDR family oxidoreductase, with protein sequence MDLQLTDKTALVTGATAGIGLEIARALAREGANVIITGRDRPKLDIAITDIKTSGGESVAGVLADAATADGAATIAKAAPSVDILVNNLGIYESKDFGAITDADWNHLFEVNVMSGVRLSRAYLPGMLEQNWGRIIFISSESGLAIPPDMIHYAATKTAQLSVSRGLAQLTRGTNVTVNAVLPGPTRSEGIETFLRSQATDPSAPIKEIEAEFFATARSASILQRMVEAEEVANLVTYLASPLSSATNGAALRAEGGLVNTIA
- a CDS encoding LysR substrate-binding domain-containing protein, producing the protein MPRILMERSGEMEVFARVVQEGGFSAAARSLDITPSAVSKLIARLEARLGTRLLMRTTRALTLTEEGEAYHHAALKILQALNDADREASGGAVRGRLRVNATIPFGTMFVAPAMPAFIARNPDLIVDLSFADGIVDLVAEKTDVAIRMGNLPDSGLIARKLGQSRRVVCAAPSYLERKGKPQTPADLERHDCLTFNFRRERPSWPFRWDGREIAQAVTGSLVVNNGETMKQMVLAGAGVARLGLFHVAADIAAGRLVPLLEDCNPGDLELIHAIYVGGGPLPHRVRAFIEYMIDALEESPLLKGG
- a CDS encoding cupin domain-containing protein: MTRKDFDVNSVRPSGSAPARATLFDPGAEGPWRGSLPGDTLGAPVTVLAYGTNRTGEGPRLHVHPYDEVFVVIEGRARFFVGDTVLDATAGQAVFGPAGIPHRFENLGPGRLQTIDVHHSPHWIQTDLD
- a CDS encoding VOC family protein codes for the protein MNALNDKSSSAIVAVSDIDRARRFYSDILGLELNDEGMEGVLVYKTGATYLVVYSSEFAGTNKANAVVWDCGPDIDAIVADLGSKGVTFERYEMEGVSYKDGLHDANGFKMVWFKDPDGNILHLNSA
- a CDS encoding SMR family transporter; this encodes MRIAWLFLVLAIATEVVGLTVMKAASGSGTYWGHIVMYASIALSYVFLARAVKTIPVGVAYAVWEGSGVAVITLVSVFVFGHALSGREMLGLAMAVAGILLLNAGRSDAAETAA
- a CDS encoding SMR family transporter, producing MSASGLSFAFAVAAGVLDVAANLASTKSNGFARRGWGALSIVLVLAAFALLAEAIKDMDLAIAYAILGATGIFGTAICGRLFFGQRLKPIGWLGLSLIFGAVLVLHTA
- a CDS encoding AbrB/MazE/SpoVT family DNA-binding domain-containing protein, with the translated sequence MPCPAKVRADMGLSAGDRVDFIRMEDGHYAVVPASHSIRSLKGIVPRPDRPVSLEDMQKAIAAGSTGE
- a CDS encoding SDR family NAD(P)-dependent oxidoreductase, which translates into the protein MTAVFTARPEHGLAWVTGASSGIGRAVALRLAEEGYSVVVTARSHEKLVDLQHEAAGAGRMIVLDGDVTDPKDMERLLAKIEYEHGQVALAVLNAGVVLPVRGDDLHRDAFDRSFAVNLNGVVNCLVPLVEHMEPKGHGQIAIMSSVAGYGGLPMGAAYGASKAALINMAESLKFDLDRIGIRLQVICPGFVDTKAVPKGGFPRPALVSTEEAAERICAGLKSSRFEITFPKRFTYLVKLLRILPYGLYFALLDRLVPGRAAVAAPPKNKRSGSDGQPSGAVKHQHRPRPLQS
- a CDS encoding cysteine synthase A gives rise to the protein MPVLPSVLEAIGNTPLIRLKAVSEATGCDILGKAEFLNPGQSVKDRAALWIIRQAEKAGQLRPGGVIVEGTAGNTGIGLAVVGSALGYRTVIVIPETQSQEKKDALRLLGAELVEVPAVPYKNPNNYVKISGRLAAQLAETEPNGAIWANQFDNVANRQAHVDTTAPEIWRDTDGKVDGFICAVGSGGTLAGVAEGLRARNAAIKIGIADPEGAALYNFYAHGELKSSGSSITEGIGQGRITANLEGFTPDFAYQIPDAEAVPYVFDLIEQEGICVGGSTGINIAGAVRLARDLGPGHTVVTILCDYGNRYQSKLFNPDFLTSKGLPVPDWLKTTSNIAVPYEPAG
- a CDS encoding alanyl-tRNA editing protein, which gives rise to MTGTVTALFRDDFYLSTCEARVTAILEGGGIQLDQTCFYATSGGQPGDTGFLEREDGSRIDIVETRHGATKDVIAHMPAGGAPTPAVGEKLVLHIDWPRRYRLMRMHTACHLLSVVCPFPITGAAVGEEESRVDFDMSETIDKDEVTAALMKLVEENHPVYVQWITDEELAANPGIVKSKNVRPPMGLGRVSLVCIGENSSIDSQPCGGTHVSETQEVGAIHIAKIEKKGKENRRFRIRFATPEDGVAV
- the sseA gene encoding 3-mercaptopyruvate sulfurtransferase, whose protein sequence is MYGDNENKSRFVVSADWLEQRLDDPSVKIVDASWYLPAQNRDGQAEYAAAHIPGAVFFDQDAIADRSSTLPHTLPSPVAFANAVGAMGISENDTIVVYDGPGIFTAPRVWWMFRIMGAKNVFVLDGGMDGWKVDGRPTTTEVPKFSPQVFNAVFNPNAVTSFERMRDVVEHRLSQIADARSAGRFAGEEPEPRAGMRSGHMPGARSLPSGVFSEKGRFKDLDALRRTFADAGIDLTKPVVTSCGSGITAAIITLALQSLGHEDNTLYDGSWSEWGSRPDTPVAIGKE
- a CDS encoding GNAT family N-acetyltransferase, which codes for MPRSKPAAITAHVTELEMTSPPKQSLPMPINIHTAILRVSDIPLAYYRFLYLRVGKRWHWAERLRMSDDDLAAILHDKRTTVMVLYVDGAPAGFFEFRQLDDDVIDLTHFGLMEHALGLGLGKWFLLQTLFAAWAMNPRKVTVTTNNLDHPRALQLYQQFGFSPVATRETVVEPLSDEELLTFAKKL
- a CDS encoding DUF1203 domain-containing protein, whose translation is MKLNYVAMPVEEAERLRQGGRDAYGHRPERRVSDGDGVPCRHCLRNVDEGQPYLVLAYRPFSSVQAYAETGPIFMHAENCAVHDGASVPPILASSKSYLLRGYGSDERIVYGTGGAVDAEYLEQRAEELLARPDVAFVHVRSGKYNCYQCRIEAA
- the ald gene encoding alanine dehydrogenase, translating into MRVGCPKEIKNHEYRVGLTPGSVREYVAHGHEVIVETKAGAGIGADDDSYRAAGARIVPTAREVFEKADMIVKVKEPQPSEWAQLREGQILYTYLHLAPDPEQTQGLIKSGVTAIAYETVTDERGGLPLLAPMSEVAGRLAIQAGATSLQKANGGRGILLGGVPGVLPAKVAIIGGGVVGLHAAKMAAGLGADVSILDRSLPRLRQLDDIFNGRVHTRYSTIDALEEEVFSADMVIGAVLIPGAAAPKLVTREMLSAMKKGAVIVDVAIDQGGCFETSHATTHSEPTYEVDGIVHYCVANMPGAVPITSAHALNNATLQYGLQLADRGLKAIAEDRHLRAGLNVHRGRVTNAAVAEALGYDAHAPEAVLHVA